Genomic window (Capricornis sumatraensis isolate serow.1 chromosome 1, serow.2, whole genome shotgun sequence):
ACATCACCCCCTTCTAGGGTTTGGTTTGGGACAGCAATTCCAGCCCTGAAGAAGCACACATCTGGGCAGACAGTGGATCCTTTGTGTAAGGCAGGAGTGAGCAGAACAGGGGGCCCCAGCATCCCACAAGCCTTGAGGGGGCGTTGGAAGAGCCTGATGTGGACTGCCTTCATGGCGAGGGCCTCCCTAACCATCCCTCCTCCAGGTCGGGACCTGCTGCCTGGTGTCTAAGCATCTCTTGGGCTTTTAGGACCACCTTCTAGAGACCACATGAGTTTATCCTAGAAGCCAGGGCATCTAGAACCCAGGCAGCAGCTTTGGCCTGCCCGGAGGGGCACTGCTGCTCTGCCAGAACTGCCTGGAGAGAGGATAGCCACCTGCCATGAGGGACAAAGTGATGCCCTGCCCCCGGGGGTGGTGGGTACATTCAGGTCTCCCGGGGTAGGTGGAAGTGGGCATGAAAGGGAAAGTCACCTTGAGTGAGCGAGGTGTCTGATGCCCTCCGGCCCTCCTGGAAGCTGACGGGCAGCAGGGCGGCTCCtcgcagggccccctgcgcctgcagCATGGGCGTGGCAGACTGGGTGCCCAGCAGTGGTGAGGCCAATCTGAATGGGGAGCAGGCGCCCACCAGCCCCTGAGCAGCCGGGTGTCCACTGAGCCCGGCTAGGCCATCACCCGCAGAGGTCAGGCAGCTGTCTGAGCTGGTGCCTTCACAAGGACTGGCCGCAGAGGGCGAGACGACAATACCTGCAGGGAAGCGGGTGCAGCTGAGGCCCTGGTGACCCTGAGGCCAGACCCACCCCCAGTGCTCAACGCTTCACCACGAGTCTCAGCCCTCGGGGCTCTGCACTCTCTGCAGCATCGCCTGCCAACGCGGCCCTCTGACGGGGCAGACAGCTGTATCCCCCACCACCCTTACCCGCAGCTCTGCGGATAGGACGTCTGCGACAGGCAGAGGCGACCAGCGAGCCCTGCCAGCCAGCACCTCGGGCTCCACAGCTGACAGTGGAGCTTGGACCCGGGACACAGAGGGGCCTGGGCCAAGGAGCTGTCCTGCCAGCCTCTGAGGACGGCTAAATTCCCCTCCAGCCCTGATGCTCGAGAGCTCCCTGTGAGGTCTACGTATGGTCCATAAGGCCTCGGGTGCTTCAGGAGTGGCAAATCCGGAGCACTGTCATCAGAAGAGGCTGCCCCGCCCCCAAGCCCACCTGTCCGGTGTGCGCGTGGCCCCCAGGGACACTTACATGGAGGGGCGCCCGGGGAGAAGCAGGTGGAGACCTCGGCCAGCGTGTGCCTCCGGCCTGAGCTGCTGGGCAGGggctcctgcacctcctgctccTCGTCCAGGCccgggcctggcctggcctcctcGCTGATGGCCGTGTCCAGAAGGCTGCTGGGGGAGATGCAGCGATGCCGGCACACCCCGCCGCAGCTGGTGTCCACGGGGAGCAGCAGGGGCTGTGAGGGACGCACACAGACCGTAAGGCCAGGCGCAGGAGCGCCCCCACCGCTGGGGACCAGGCGCACCCACCCCGGACGCCACCCACGAGGCGCTCACACACCTGCAGGGAGCTGTGGAGGTCATAGTCCATTTCGGCCTGTAGGACAGACTGCCCCAAGGTCTGGGGCTGCGTGCACAGCAGGGCGGAACGGAGAGCGTCTCCAGGGAGGCCTTCCTGAGGCACCTGTGGGCCGGCAGACGAAGACAGAGGCcgtgaggcacagaggcagggaACGACCGCCGGCAACACAGCATCACCTGACAGACCAGGCTGGTTTCTGAGTTAACGAGCATCAGCTGTGACCGGACAGGCTCAGGACATGCGCACCCCTTCTCCAATGCCTCGCCGAGCGGGCAGACCAGAAGGAGCAGCCGGAACATGGCACCAGGGGCAGTGAAGGAACAGGGGGCTGATGGACAGGGTCAGAACCCCAGCAGAGAGGCTGGCACCCCCTCTCCACCATGCCGTCTGCCAGCGGCTCACACGGGGCCCCTATCCAGTGCCTAACGGGTGAGGGGATGTGACCTCGGGGCTCAGCCTGCAACCCCTCCTAGGGGTGTCTGAAAGGGGGACTCCTAACTTGGGGACACAGTCCAAGGCAGAGACACGGGTGGGGGGTGAGGAATCAAAGGCACTCGCTGCCCCCTCACCTCGAAACCACTGAGGTCTGTGCTCCGGGGCCTCTGCTGCCGGGCAGGGCCAGGGCGGGCTGGCTGGGCGAGCCGGTACTCCTTCAGCCGCTCCACGAGGAGGTAATAAATGGCTGCAAAGTGGTTGTAGCTTCTCTTCTGCAGTGACTAGGGGCAGAGAAGTGGGGGTCAGAGAGGGGCTGGCAGAAGGGACGGTCCCTGACGAGACCACTCCGGGGTTATTCTGGGGCGGACGAGAGTACCCTTTCTAGCGGACAAGCAGCCCTTAAATGAGCCATGCTGCTCCCATTCTAACCTGGCTGGCAAGAGCCAGCTTCTCCATTCAGCCACCCAGGGAAGGTGCCCTCCCTACCCACCAcggcaggcaggcaggtggcTCACCTCCACGGTCTTCTTTCGGTCGACGCCCAGTGTCTGCATGATGCCCAGGGCCTGTTCGTCATAGCCGCCCACGCTGGAGGTGTGGCCAAGCAGGGGGAAGGCCGGGCAGGCCGGCAGCAGCAGCGCCGGCTCGGCCTGCATCCACCTGTGCTGCCGGATCTGGGCGATGGTGATGCGCTTGGCGGGCTCCACCACCAGCATGCGGCGGATCAGCGTCTCGCAGTCTGGAGGTGGAAGCGGAGCACTGAGTCTGCGCACGGGCCGCCCGCCCATGCGTTCCCACCTCCCGCCTGGGCTCCCGCAGGGCATGTGGCTCCCTGGCAAATGGCAAGCAGACCAGTGACCATCCCAGAGAACACAGAGGCCAAGAGAAATACGAGCAAGGAGAGTCACCAGCTGAGGGATCGGGCCCTGGAGGGCGTGGCCCTCAAGTCCACTAGACTGAGAACCACCTAGAACCCCCATCCTGTATGTTGCTAAGCAGCGATCAGGGTGGAAGAGAAAAGCCCAGTGTGGGGTGGGTGAGACTTGCGGCACTGGGCCCCAGCCAGCTTCCCAACAGCCTGCAAAGGGACAGGCCAGCCCCATAAGCAGGGCCCATAAGCAGCCTCATAGGCGCCTGGTAAACACCCCGTGGCAACACGCAACTGGCTGCCGGGCCCAAAGCAGACTCAGAAGATGGCCAAGCAGGCCTTGTGGGAAATgaatccctcctcctcccctcagacTCTCATCCCAGGCTACCCAATGCGTGGCCAGCAGGCTGCTAGCCCCATGTGCCCGGAGGAGGCCAGGTCCTCACCTACCTCGGGACATGAAGAAGGGGATGCGGAAGCGGCCTTCTAACACCCGCTGCCGCAGCGCCGGCAGGTTGGGCCCATCGAAGGGCAGAGACCCGCACACGAGGACATACAGCACGACGCCCAGGCTCTGCAGGAGGAGGACCAGGTCAGCACCTGTGCCCAGGCACCAGAGCCCCCCGCCTTGTGTACCTGTGCCCCCTCCAAGCCCCCCACCCTGCGCACCTGTGTCCCCTCcagaccccctccaccccccacacacccatGCCCGCTCCAAGCCCCCCACTACATGCACCCGAATCCCCTCCAGGCCCCCCCGCCCCATGCACACCCCATGTGCCCCCCCAGGCTCCTACCCAGATGTCCAGCTGGGGGCCTTCATACTCCTTCCCCTCGAAGACCTCCGGGGCTGCGTATGGGGGGCTTCCACACCACGTGGACAGAGGTTCTCCTGAGTTGTAGAAATTCCCAAACCCAAAGTCTGAGAGGCAAAGAAACAGGTGATGAAGTTGTGGCAGAAACAGTAAGGTCAATGTTTCAAAGGCTCGTGCAAGAAAGCACGGACCCTTGGCAGGCAGGTACACCCCTCACGCAGAGCACACTCGCAGCCCCTCACCCGCAGGCACCCCTCCCACTGGGCACGTTCCTGGCCCTCACCTGCCAGCTTGATGTCCATGTTGCCATCCAGCAGCAGGTTCTCCGTCTTTAGGTCCCGGTGGACGATGTTGTGGCTGTGGCAGTACTCCACGGCTGACAGAATCTGCCAGAACTTCTTCCGGGCTTCACTCTCGCTCAGGTGCCCGTTGGAGGTCAAGTAATCTGAGGAGGGACAAAACGAAGCTCTAGCCCCAAACCCAAAAGTCCAGTCGTTGCTCGGGACACAGAGAAAGAACTCTGGGGAGACCCCACCACTGGAGGGGCGAGTGGGAACAAGTTACTACCATTTCTTTCCAATAGATATCAAAAATCAGCATGGCTTACCAAACATTTCTCCATTTTTTGCAAATTCAGTGACAATGTACAGCATATCCTTTGTTTCCATAACCTAAAAAAACAAAGACCTAACATTTAatcacggagaaggcagtggcaccccactccagtactcttgcttggagagtcccgtggacggaggagcctggtgggctgcagtccatggggtcgctaagagtcggacacgactgagcgacttgactttcacttttcactttcatgcattggagaaggaaatggcaacctactccagtgttcttgcctggagaatcccagggacaggggagcctggtgggctgccatctatggggtcgcacagagtcggacacaactgaagcgacttagcaacagcagcagcagcaacatttaaTCATGTGAAAAAGGAACATACCAATGGTATAAAGAATCCGCTTGAAAGCCTGTAAATTTTTAACTTCTCCAGAATAAGTATATTTGTTATTTCAAAaaatagggaaagaaaagaaaaacttctgcAATAAAGAGACAAAGGGATTTCCTACTTAGGGGAAGTTTTTTAAAGTCAGATGTGAGCTCCTCACTAACCTGTCCACCTCAATATGCATCTGCTTCCAAAAACATCTGCTCGGACTGCAACTTGCCTCTACCATATTTTTAACTCACTTTCCTCACCCAAAGTGAAGGCTCTGCAGGCCCCAGAAGTAAAATAGATGATGAGAGTTCTGTGAGGCCTTTCTATTAGAAGCTGAGCAGACAACAGATTACCCATGCCTAGGGCCGGCACAAGTTGAATAATAGATAAGAAGTTCCCCTCCCTACTTGCGTTACTGACCTGATACATTAGGCTGAGAGAGGCCGGCTTTGCCAGGTAAGCTATGAAAGACTATTTTCTGTACAGCAAACCGCTCAGCGTGTGTGTCAATAGCAACAGCTAATGTCAAACACACCTTAAAGGTTCGTTTACTGATCCAAGAATTTTATTTCGTgttgaaaaaaagatttttttaagagtttaaaaCATAACTAAAAAACAAGGTCAAATTCAAATCTTTGGTACTGAAAGGAGTAAAACAGActcatgtatatgtattttaaaatatttcattttttaaactctttcctgaatatgttacaatattgcttctgtttcagttttttggCCTCGAAGTATATGGATCTTAGCTGCCTTtatggggatcaaacccacaacccctgcattggaagaaaaagtgttaaccactggaccaccacggactATTTCAGAGGAAGTTATCCTTATTTAAAACAGAGCTCTTGGAGGTTCAAAATGtaattattcctttaaaaatgtactttgaGCCATAAActtaaagagaaaagcaaatacaacGCAGTTTAGCTACAATTGTAACCGCCCTGGACCTGTGTGTGGAGGGACTTATAAGTTTATCCCtttcctcagtttaaaaaaagaggcagaaagaTTTAAGAGTCAACAtgttt
Coding sequences:
- the SIK1 gene encoding serine/threonine-protein kinase SIK1; this encodes MVIMAELSAAPAGSGQGQQKPLRVGFYDIERTLGKGNFAVVKLARHRVTKTQVAIKIIDKARLDSSNLEKIYREVQIMKLLNHPHIIKLYQVMETKDMLYIVTEFAKNGEMFDYLTSNGHLSESEARKKFWQILSAVEYCHSHNIVHRDLKTENLLLDGNMDIKLADFGFGNFYNSGEPLSTWCGSPPYAAPEVFEGKEYEGPQLDIWSLGVVLYVLVCGSLPFDGPNLPALRQRVLEGRFRIPFFMSRDCETLIRRMLVVEPAKRITIAQIRQHRWMQAEPALLLPACPAFPLLGHTSSVGGYDEQALGIMQTLGVDRKKTVESLQKRSYNHFAAIYYLLVERLKEYRLAQPARPGPARQQRPRSTDLSGFEVPQEGLPGDALRSALLCTQPQTLGQSVLQAEMDYDLHSSLQPLLLPVDTSCGGVCRHRCISPSSLLDTAISEEARPGPGLDEEQEVQEPLPSSSGRRHTLAEVSTCFSPGAPPCIVVSPSAASPCEGTSSDSCLTSAGDGLAGLSGHPAAQGLVGACSPFRLASPLLGTQSATPMLQAQGALRGAALLPVSFQEGRRASDTSLTQGLKAFRQQLRKNARTKGFLGLNKIKGLARQVCQPSSSSRASRGGPHAFQLPAQSPGLHGGGAGSWEGRGMLEDVLQQQRLLQLQHHTTAPASCQPAPLVLAPCDGTLHVSGLQKDLGLGPSPLLPPHLLQAGVSPVASAAQLLDAHLRISGSTAPSPAAAAPQPRFAMLPVSLEPTGLPHGDCEMEDLTSGPLGTFVLVQ